One window of the Syngnathoides biaculeatus isolate LvHL_M chromosome 11, ASM1980259v1, whole genome shotgun sequence genome contains the following:
- the higd2a gene encoding HIG1 domain family member 2A, mitochondrial, translating into MAASATPAMAEQASTPAAAGRGSNPFDLTQPPVIEGFSPLPRVKDETFKEKFMRKAKDNPFVPIGCLGTAGALMYGLRAFHQGKTRQSQLLMRGRIFAQGFTVVAIVVGVFAAAFKPKQ; encoded by the exons ATGGCGGCGTCCGCAACCCCAGCTATGGCCGAGCAAGCGTCAACACCAGCAGCCGCGGGAAGGGGAAGCAATCCGTTTGACTTGACGCAGCCACCGGTCATCGAGGGCTTCAGCCCTTTACCGAGGGTCAAAGATGAGACCTTTAAAGAAAAGTTCATGCGGAAAGCCAAGGACAACCCGTTCGTCCCAATAG GTTGTTTGGGGACAGCAGGAGCGCTGATGTACGGCCTCCGAGCATTCCACCAGGGCAAAACCAGGCAGTCGCAGTTGCTGATGCGGGGCCGCATCTTCGCCCAAGGCTTCACCGTCGTCGCCATTGTCGTTGGCGTCTTTGCCGCGGCATTCAAACCCAAACAGTGA